One window of the Candidatus Saccharibacteria bacterium genome contains the following:
- a CDS encoding HAD-IA family hydrolase, whose protein sequence is MRQIKAVIHDIDGNLTLTEEACWHLENEVYALLGLPPIERTVHRKTWGMKLDDALPIRSNNRVDKQKFWELFSPKYDEFVKTGRLDTIAKENIATLKQLHEMGLINMLLTSRRAVEMSHYLNPEHVLHTYVDAIYYFDNMKFHKPDPRAFAHIESEHGLKPEECVYVGDQPGDAAAAKGAGLHFVANLEEGIRTREDFADYPVDAFVQSFTEIPVAILGLINHKEQS, encoded by the coding sequence ATGCGGCAAATTAAAGCAGTCATACACGACATAGACGGCAACCTAACTCTAACTGAAGAGGCATGTTGGCATCTTGAGAATGAAGTGTATGCGTTACTTGGGCTTCCCCCCATAGAGCGTACTGTTCACCGTAAAACATGGGGCATGAAACTCGACGATGCCCTTCCTATTCGTTCAAACAACAGGGTCGACAAGCAAAAATTTTGGGAATTGTTTTCGCCAAAATACGATGAGTTTGTAAAAACCGGCCGGCTTGATACTATTGCGAAGGAGAATATCGCCACCCTGAAACAGCTGCATGAAATGGGGTTGATAAATATGTTGCTCACCTCTCGTCGTGCGGTGGAAATGAGTCATTATCTTAACCCAGAGCACGTTCTGCATACCTACGTCGACGCTATATATTACTTCGATAACATGAAATTTCATAAACCAGACCCGCGGGCGTTTGCACACATAGAGAGTGAGCATGGCCTGAAACCTGAAGAATGTGTCTACGTGGGTGACCAGCCAGGAGATGCTGCTGCCGCGAAAGGTGCCGGGCTGCACTTTGTCGCAAACCTAGAAGAGGGCATACGAACGCGCGAAGATTTCGCGGATTATCCGGTAGATGCATTTGTACAGTCATTTACTGAGATACCTGTAGCAATTCTAGGGCTAATAAATCACAAGGAACAATCATGA